Proteins co-encoded in one Chitinophagales bacterium genomic window:
- a CDS encoding PKD domain-containing protein: MNPKIYFFALWLIGTHLGFAKCEISFQVYVDSTSFDVYFDVQQSSWQGSTYAYWDFGDGTQDSIEYEEATHYHEMMHQFPNYGRYIVSFEIECEGASEKRYYNLWLTKDNDPIPKCEGEYDYTIASSPNDDELHQLQLSLKQPFEGSVNWWKGYWHQQGNPAFFDIRYPEDCPLLLSAANSENYIFCRDTLNLDFEVDFKANFEIIPQFRHLRFRNTSWGNMHINSWDFGNGVIRDSTIHANYGYPQTGEYEVCLFSTEPLLNQKDTICQMVEIKCRDSFSYEIDEDYSNVVNFYIPSTGMEHQVYFDFGDGTTTELNSGRFSHVYDNTQQFITACFWELGAECADTICQTLDFLQPTFCEAKYRARPIGKGTHFLFEDYSVYQADKADSEWVRGYSFEIGEGSPFVYAIDSEGNRQITLRSTAEDGCYATYQENIYFKKIKDNNRFVPAPCFTIEPTSNSLSYHFNNHTPDAASYVWDFGDETISTLLQPEHSYTQSGFYEVCLTASKEDTLQNKMMSETFCDWLNIGEIDTCAAKFIAIPEIGDYTLEMDGEIKFYNLSYLQSDATWFWDFGDGTTSTEFEPHHLFTYSDTFKICLTVSKPQGCVQQYCEDIFYGCELQLEGEYLKESDQLLIEYQSRSHIDEDRIEWRINNHFVGSTKQMQGTFLVNEYSEHDDFDFVFDTVEVCAHYNWVTDCHVLCQKIVVDSTTTSIESFEKKASIRVFPNPFSDFTAIEIEGLSQDNYQLEVMDILGRKLKELDLENGKAILERGKLESGLYLIRVLEKENGKILGSEKVLVE, translated from the coding sequence ATGAATCCAAAAATCTATTTTTTTGCTCTTTGGTTGATTGGCACACATTTAGGATTTGCCAAATGCGAGATTTCTTTTCAAGTGTATGTAGATAGCACGAGTTTTGATGTCTATTTTGATGTCCAACAAAGCTCTTGGCAAGGCTCTACCTATGCATATTGGGATTTTGGAGATGGCACTCAAGATTCCATTGAATACGAGGAGGCTACTCATTACCACGAAATGATGCATCAATTTCCCAATTATGGGCGTTACATCGTGTCTTTCGAGATAGAATGTGAAGGAGCTTCGGAAAAACGCTACTATAATTTGTGGCTTACCAAAGACAATGACCCTATCCCCAAATGTGAAGGAGAGTATGACTATACGATTGCTTCCTCCCCCAATGATGATGAATTGCATCAACTTCAATTGTCTCTCAAACAACCCTTTGAAGGAAGCGTAAATTGGTGGAAAGGCTATTGGCATCAGCAAGGAAATCCTGCTTTTTTTGACATACGTTACCCAGAGGACTGTCCTTTACTTCTATCTGCTGCCAATAGTGAGAACTATATTTTTTGCCGAGATACTTTGAACTTAGATTTTGAGGTGGACTTCAAAGCCAATTTCGAAATAATACCTCAGTTTCGTCATCTACGATTTCGGAATACCTCTTGGGGAAACATGCACATCAACTCATGGGATTTTGGGAATGGTGTCATTCGAGATAGTACAATCCATGCCAATTATGGGTATCCTCAAACGGGTGAATACGAAGTGTGTCTGTTTTCTACCGAACCTCTTCTGAATCAAAAAGACACCATTTGTCAAATGGTTGAGATAAAATGTAGAGATTCTTTTTCTTATGAAATAGATGAAGACTACTCCAATGTGGTGAATTTTTATATTCCTTCCACAGGAATGGAGCATCAAGTCTATTTCGATTTTGGAGATGGAACAACAACAGAACTGAACAGTGGTCGTTTTTCGCATGTCTATGACAACACACAGCAGTTCATTACGGCTTGTTTTTGGGAACTTGGTGCGGAATGTGCAGATACAATCTGCCAAACTTTGGATTTCCTCCAACCTACTTTTTGTGAGGCAAAATACAGAGCGCGTCCTATTGGAAAAGGAACACATTTTTTATTTGAAGATTACTCTGTTTACCAAGCAGACAAGGCAGATTCAGAATGGGTTCGTGGATATAGTTTTGAAATTGGCGAAGGTTCTCCCTTTGTTTATGCTATAGATAGTGAAGGCAATAGGCAAATCACCCTTCGCAGCACTGCCGAGGACGGCTGCTATGCAACTTACCAAGAAAACATCTACTTCAAAAAAATCAAAGACAACAACCGCTTTGTTCCTGCCCCTTGTTTTACCATTGAACCTACTTCAAACTCCCTAAGCTATCACTTCAATAACCACACACCCGATGCCGCATCCTATGTTTGGGACTTTGGGGATGAAACGATAAGTACCCTTTTGCAGCCCGAACATAGCTATACACAATCGGGCTTTTATGAAGTTTGTTTGACTGCTTCAAAAGAAGATACCCTACAAAACAAAATGATGTCAGAAACCTTTTGCGATTGGTTAAACATTGGAGAAATAGATACTTGTGCTGCAAAATTTATTGCGATTCCCGAAATAGGAGACTATACTTTGGAAATGGATGGTGAAATAAAGTTTTACAATCTTTCCTACCTTCAATCTGATGCAACTTGGTTTTGGGATTTTGGAGATGGCACAACTTCTACCGAATTTGAACCACATCACCTGTTTACTTATTCCGATACTTTTAAGATTTGCCTAACGGTTTCTAAACCACAAGGATGTGTTCAGCAATACTGCGAAGATATTTTCTATGGATGCGAGCTGCAATTGGAGGGCGAATATCTAAAAGAGAGCGACCAATTGTTGATTGAGTATCAATCCCGAAGCCACATTGATGAGGATAGAATAGAGTGGCGAATCAACAATCATTTTGTAGGAAGTACGAAACAAATGCAGGGTACTTTTTTGGTAAATGAATACAGTGAGCATGATGATTTTGACTTTGTGTTTGATACCGTTGAAGTTTGTGCACATTATAATTGGGTGACGGATTGCCACGTACTTTGTCAGAAAATAGTGGTGGATAGCACGACTACTTCTATTGAAAGTTTTGAAAAAAAAGCTTCTATTCGAGTTTTCCCCAATCCTTTTTCGGATTTTACTGCGATTGAAATAGAAGGGCTTTCTCAGGACAATTACCAATTGGAGGTGATGGATATTCTCGGCAGAAAATTGAAGGAATTAGATTTGGAGAACGGAAAAGCAATATTGGAACGAGGAAAATTGGAAAGTGGATTGTATTTGATTCGGGTTTTGGAGAAAGAGAATGGGAAAATTTTGGGAAGTGAGAAGGTATTGGTGGAGTAA
- a CDS encoding FG-GAP-like repeat-containing protein — MKRIILSVTFFLLLPITSNGQNLFGPLQLISNNPTETSFVSAGRIDGDKYWDVVSYSYNTLQLIWYKNQGDGTFGEPNVVDAEIEDIYDLKMADLDGDGDEDILAISESEDLVLWYVNDGNGQFGAAITISTEADSPRAVEAADLDGDGDLDVLSASHWDAKIAWYANDGDGNFEAQQVIHTDLFSTSDVYAADLDGDGDLDVLGTSYNDGRIFWSENLGSGNFEAAVLISIDFNSPQSVLATDFDGDEDADVLMFSYWDKTLVLFENDGNANFTNYTIIADDVSRARGMAAVDLDNDGDLDILFAASGNNQIAWFENGGNGLFSDRKIVYEQVWSPMTVFAADLDRDGDQDVISVDSDTKSVAWYENLLQPNQLTALVFHDQNENGLFDTSEKPLNNFELLLNPGNYETFTNLESYTHFFTDYGDYQLTYEENTLWEITTPNTVYDIQYNANASLPIYQFGFKPTRILPRVTPHLSSSPTRCNRETTYWLNYSNTGTTITKGTITLEVDELMAFISSNPEPDAIEGRNLIWNFVDLHPSYENKIKLHFKMPNADFIGDMIETQATVQLFNENEELVATKTQTYDSELLCSFDPNDKLTRSNLLGQSEFAYIADTILYTVRFQNTGNDTAFNIRIEDTLDKKLDWTTFHPITASHDYRTELNRETGLATFYFNDILLPDSTTNEAESHGFVMFGIASLEGIEDKTKIENTASIFFDFNPPIITNTAVLTLLQQVETDIEVLENGASIRVFPNPFSDFTTIEVEGLPQGNYRLEVMDILGRKVRELKSIENGKWKIERGKLESGVYFWRILEEGNQAVLGRGKVLVE, encoded by the coding sequence ATGAAGAGAATAATACTTTCTGTTACGTTTTTTTTACTGTTACCTATCACTTCAAATGGACAAAACCTGTTTGGTCCTCTGCAGCTTATCTCCAATAACCCCACTGAAACGTCCTTTGTTTCGGCTGGAAGAATAGATGGAGATAAATATTGGGATGTAGTATCCTATTCATACAATACCCTTCAACTGATATGGTACAAAAATCAAGGTGATGGTACTTTTGGAGAACCAAATGTTGTAGATGCCGAAATAGAAGACATCTATGATTTGAAGATGGCCGACTTGGACGGTGATGGCGATGAAGATATTTTGGCGATTTCGGAATCAGAAGATTTGGTGCTTTGGTATGTCAATGATGGCAATGGTCAGTTTGGTGCGGCTATCACCATCAGCACTGAAGCAGATAGTCCGAGGGCAGTAGAGGCAGCAGATTTGGATGGCGATGGTGATTTGGATGTCTTGTCAGCCTCACATTGGGATGCCAAAATTGCTTGGTATGCCAATGATGGTGATGGGAATTTTGAAGCGCAGCAAGTCATTCACACAGACCTTTTTAGCACTTCTGATGTGTATGCAGCAGATTTGGATGGGGATGGTGATTTGGACGTTTTGGGAACTTCCTACAATGATGGCAGAATATTTTGGAGTGAAAATTTAGGAAGTGGAAATTTCGAGGCGGCGGTTCTTATTTCTATTGATTTTAATTCTCCACAGTCGGTTTTAGCCACAGACTTTGATGGTGATGAAGATGCAGATGTTTTGATGTTTTCTTATTGGGATAAAACCCTTGTATTGTTTGAAAATGATGGCAATGCAAATTTTACCAATTACACCATCATTGCCGATGATGTTTCACGAGCTAGAGGAATGGCTGCAGTTGATTTGGACAATGATGGAGATTTAGACATACTTTTTGCCGCCAGTGGCAACAATCAAATAGCTTGGTTTGAAAATGGTGGAAATGGACTATTCAGCGATAGAAAAATCGTCTATGAGCAAGTATGGTCGCCAATGACTGTTTTTGCAGCAGACTTAGATAGAGATGGAGATCAAGATGTGATATCTGTTGATAGTGATACCAAAAGCGTAGCTTGGTACGAAAATCTATTGCAACCCAATCAATTAACCGCACTTGTTTTTCACGACCAAAATGAAAATGGCTTATTTGATACCAGCGAAAAACCACTTAACAATTTTGAACTGCTACTCAACCCTGGCAACTATGAAACTTTCACCAATTTGGAAAGCTACACCCATTTTTTCACCGATTATGGAGACTACCAACTCACCTACGAAGAAAATACCCTTTGGGAAATCACTACTCCAAACACTGTCTATGACATTCAATACAATGCAAATGCATCCCTCCCAATATACCAATTCGGCTTCAAACCCACTCGAATCCTACCACGGGTTACACCTCATTTAAGCAGTTCTCCTACACGATGCAATAGAGAAACCACTTACTGGCTCAACTACTCCAATACAGGCACAACCATTACCAAAGGTACTATCACCCTCGAAGTAGATGAATTGATGGCGTTTATTTCCTCCAATCCCGAACCAGATGCCATAGAAGGGCGAAACCTTATTTGGAATTTCGTTGACTTGCATCCCAGCTATGAAAACAAAATAAAGCTACACTTCAAAATGCCCAATGCAGATTTCATCGGAGATATGATTGAAACCCAAGCCACCGTCCAACTCTTCAATGAAAACGAAGAATTGGTTGCTACCAAAACACAAACCTACGATTCCGAACTCCTTTGCTCCTTCGACCCCAACGACAAACTCACCCGCTCCAATCTCCTCGGTCAATCCGAATTTGCCTACATCGCAGACACCATCCTCTACACCGTCCGCTTTCAAAACACTGGAAACGACACCGCCTTCAATATCCGAATTGAAGACACCTTGGACAAAAAACTGGATTGGACAACTTTTCACCCCATCACTGCAAGTCACGACTACCGAACCGAATTGAACCGAGAAACGGGTTTGGCGACTTTCTACTTCAATGACATCCTACTGCCCGACAGCACAACCAACGAAGCCGAAAGTCATGGCTTTGTGATGTTCGGAATTGCTTCTTTGGAGGGAATAGAAGACAAAACAAAGATCGAAAATACGGCTTCTATTTTCTTTGACTTCAATCCACCTATTATCACCAATACGGCTGTTTTGACTTTGCTGCAACAAGTCGAAACGGATATTGAAGTATTGGAAAATGGAGCTTCAATACGAGTTTTTCCGAATCCTTTTTCGGATTTTACGACCATTGAAGTGGAAGGATTGCCGCAGGGAAATTACCGATTGGAGGTGATGGATATTCTCGGTCGAAAAGTTCGAGAATTGAAGTCTATTGAAAATGGAAAGTGGAAGATTGAAAGAGGGAAATTGGAGAGTGGCGTGTATTTTTGGAGGATATTGGAGGAAGGGAATCAGGCTGTTTTGGGGAGAGGGAAAGTGTTGGTGGAGTGA
- a CDS encoding FG-GAP-like repeat-containing protein has protein sequence MKHFLPFIYLSLCLVHSAVFAQYSEKLILPDIKSPVYVLAMDMDGDDDDDLLTSSYFGNNTLIWFENDGLGNFPLYHILSTEENGFDIFYLEDLNNDERKDIVAVSRVGNKVVWFENFGSGVFSLPYTIVGEDILNSPNALVIEDTDNDGDKDLFIVSTNMPRISHITNDGTGSFSAFQTLNNENHFNIIAYATDWDKDGNIDLIVAANGKVVVWSRNLGDNVFGPITFITYVDNHSLLKLADIDQDGDMDIVSISREQTPEVHYVLQWHQNAGINNFIKHTITDDFPNKVTALLVEDVDEDGWLDIVASHRLNSSSDTYDELHYFLNKNTTFQSKQILSTNGIQIENITLGDLNNDTRLDLVYPNRAYSSVDWHEYQTDNLFGEAIKVGKYANGLTAIFTADLNGDGYLDMVAAENRANRLRWFPNDGNNGFEVEFVLSKGGEGITDVNGGDFDLDGDVDIVSAFTDGTIVWWKNNGLGEFEVQEQIDYLGQACNDLQVGDLNSDGFPDIIANYPITKKLLWYKNKEDATFTTRKILGENLEGTGKIHLVDTDKDGDMDIFYAPNGQGVVNLFENNGGDAFSRRIVASKETKIQALEVADLDMDGYEDLIISFAVTNGVTVGSSLEWRRNNNNGNFNVETNIESPLHVPYTTKMVLADIDADGDNDLITIGSHLFGILDSIYIYQNHGEGISPPLILSPKYDYSYVSLLEAADLDNDFTSELLYGTTGTLSIFSDFEKIGRIDGLAFFDENEDGEYNENERGFQNQILSLEPSPFSTYSNKEGNFSFLVNTGDYQLTATSNSLWEISTQNPFYEILIENGEEKGPYLFGFKPTRILPRIEAHLNSSPTRCNSVGNYWLSYVNTGTTVIEKGVVSLKIDELMTYESANIEPNYIEDGILYWNIGNFYPYQVQQIRLQLKMPNEESIGAFVETQTTIQILNEVEELLYSDNTNHLSEVRCSYDPNDKLARSNLLGQSEFAYISDTILYTVRFQNTGNDTAFNIRIEDVLDKKLDWTTFHPITASHDYRTELNRETGLATFYFNDILLPDSTTNEIESHGFVTFGIASLEGIEDKTEVENTASIFFDFNPPIITNTAVLTLLQQVETGIEVLDNRYSIRVFPNPFSDFTTIEVEGLPQGNYRLEVMDILGRKVRELKSIENGKWKIERGKLESGVYFWRILEEGNQAVLGRGKVLVE, from the coding sequence ATGAAGCATTTTTTACCATTCATTTATCTGTCGTTGTGTTTAGTACATTCAGCAGTTTTTGCTCAATACTCCGAAAAGCTGATTCTTCCAGACATAAAAAGTCCTGTCTATGTACTTGCTATGGATATGGACGGCGATGACGATGATGATTTATTAACCTCCTCTTATTTTGGAAATAATACCCTGATTTGGTTTGAAAACGATGGACTTGGAAATTTCCCTTTGTACCATATACTATCGACAGAAGAAAATGGATTTGATATTTTTTACTTAGAAGATCTCAATAATGACGAACGCAAGGATATTGTGGCTGTATCCAGAGTAGGAAACAAGGTGGTTTGGTTTGAAAATTTTGGAAGTGGAGTTTTTAGTTTGCCTTATACAATTGTAGGGGAGGATATTTTGAATAGTCCCAATGCTTTGGTCATTGAAGATACGGACAATGACGGAGACAAAGATTTGTTTATTGTCTCTACTAATATGCCCAGAATTTCACATATCACCAATGATGGAACAGGGAGTTTTTCAGCTTTTCAAACTCTTAATAATGAGAACCATTTTAATATCATAGCCTATGCTACTGATTGGGACAAAGACGGTAATATAGACTTGATTGTTGCAGCCAACGGAAAAGTTGTTGTTTGGTCTCGCAATTTAGGAGATAATGTATTTGGGCCCATAACATTTATCACATACGTAGATAATCATTCCCTTTTGAAATTAGCGGATATTGACCAAGATGGAGATATGGATATAGTGTCAATTTCGAGAGAGCAAACCCCAGAAGTTCACTATGTTCTTCAATGGCATCAGAATGCAGGAATCAATAATTTTATCAAGCATACGATTACTGACGATTTCCCCAATAAAGTAACAGCATTATTGGTTGAAGATGTGGACGAAGATGGTTGGTTGGATATTGTAGCATCTCACAGATTGAATAGTTCATCAGATACATACGATGAATTGCATTACTTCCTCAATAAAAACACTACTTTTCAATCCAAACAGATACTATCAACAAATGGAATACAAATTGAAAATATCACTTTAGGTGATTTGAACAACGATACACGGTTAGACCTCGTTTACCCCAATCGTGCATATAGTAGCGTAGATTGGCACGAATATCAAACAGATAATTTATTCGGTGAGGCAATCAAAGTAGGGAAATATGCAAATGGACTAACAGCTATTTTTACAGCAGATTTGAATGGAGACGGATATTTAGATATGGTTGCAGCAGAAAACAGAGCGAATAGATTGAGGTGGTTTCCTAATGATGGAAACAATGGTTTTGAAGTAGAATTTGTCTTATCGAAAGGGGGAGAAGGCATCACAGACGTAAATGGAGGAGATTTTGATTTGGATGGAGATGTAGATATAGTAAGTGCCTTTACTGATGGTACTATCGTTTGGTGGAAAAACAATGGCTTGGGAGAATTTGAAGTACAAGAGCAAATAGATTACTTAGGACAAGCCTGCAATGACTTGCAAGTAGGAGATTTAAACTCAGATGGGTTTCCAGACATTATAGCCAATTATCCTATTACCAAAAAATTACTTTGGTACAAAAACAAGGAAGACGCTACATTCACAACTCGCAAAATCTTGGGTGAAAACTTAGAGGGAACAGGAAAAATACATCTTGTAGATACCGACAAAGATGGAGATATGGATATTTTTTATGCTCCTAATGGACAGGGAGTCGTAAACTTATTTGAAAACAATGGAGGTGATGCTTTTTCACGGCGTATTGTGGCTTCAAAAGAGACAAAAATTCAAGCATTAGAGGTAGCAGATTTAGATATGGACGGTTATGAAGATCTCATTATAAGTTTTGCAGTCACTAATGGTGTCACCGTCGGTTCTTCTCTTGAATGGCGTAGAAACAACAACAATGGAAACTTCAATGTGGAAACCAACATTGAATCTCCATTGCATGTTCCTTACACTACCAAGATGGTGCTGGCAGATATAGATGCAGATGGTGACAATGATTTAATAACAATCGGTTCTCATCTCTTTGGAATACTTGACAGTATTTACATTTATCAAAACCATGGAGAAGGAATTTCCCCCCCTTTGATTCTAAGCCCAAAATATGACTATTCTTACGTTTCTCTACTTGAAGCTGCAGATTTAGACAATGACTTTACATCTGAGCTATTGTATGGAACTACGGGAACACTTAGCATATTTTCCGATTTTGAAAAAATAGGAAGAATTGATGGACTTGCATTTTTTGATGAAAACGAAGATGGGGAATACAATGAAAATGAACGGGGTTTCCAAAACCAAATTTTGTCCTTAGAACCATCCCCCTTTTCTACCTACTCCAATAAAGAAGGAAATTTTTCCTTTTTGGTGAACACAGGAGATTATCAACTAACAGCCACTTCCAACTCTTTGTGGGAAATCAGCACCCAAAATCCGTTTTATGAGATTCTAATAGAAAATGGAGAAGAAAAAGGTCCATACCTATTTGGTTTTAAGCCCACTCGAATACTTCCACGTATTGAAGCCCATCTCAATAGTAGTCCAACTCGTTGTAATTCAGTGGGCAACTATTGGTTGTCTTATGTCAATACAGGAACTACTGTCATCGAAAAAGGGGTTGTAAGTCTTAAAATAGATGAGTTAATGACCTATGAATCTGCGAATATTGAACCTAACTACATTGAAGATGGAATCCTGTATTGGAATATTGGAAATTTTTATCCCTATCAAGTACAACAAATTCGCCTTCAACTTAAAATGCCGAATGAAGAATCTATTGGAGCATTCGTTGAAACTCAAACTACCATTCAAATCTTAAATGAAGTGGAAGAGCTTCTTTATTCTGATAATACCAACCATCTCAGTGAAGTCCGATGCTCCTACGACCCCAACGACAAACTCGCTCGCTCCAATCTCCTCGGTCAGTCCGAATTTGCCTACATCTCCGACACCATCCTCTACACCGTCCGCTTTCAAAACACAGGAAACGACACCGCCTTCAATATCCGCATTGAAGACGTTTTGGACAAAAAACTGGATTGGACAACCTTTCACCCCATCACTGCAAGCCACGACTACCGAACAGAACTGAACCGAGAAACGGGTTTGGCGACTTTCTACTTCAATGACATCCTACTACCCGACAGCACGACCAACGAAATTGAAAGTCATGGTTTTGTGACCTTTGGAATTGCCTCTTTGGAAGGAATAGAGGATAAAACAGAAGTCGAAAATACGGCTTCCATCTTCTTTGACTTCAATCCACCTATTATCACCAATACGGCTGTTTTGACTTTGCTGCAACAGGTGGAAACGGGAATTGAAGTATTGGATAATAGATACTCGATTCGTGTATTTCCGAATCCTTTTTCGGATTTTACGACCATTGAAGTGGAAGGATTGCCGCAGGGAAATTACCGATTGGAGGTGATGGATATTTTGGGGCGGAAGGTTCGAGAGTTGAAGTCTATTGAAAATGGAAAGTGGAAGATTGAAAGAGGGAAATTGGAGAGTGGCGTGTATTTTTGGAGGATATTGGAGGAAGGGAATCAGGCTGTTTTGGGGAGAGGGAAAGTGTTGGTGGAGTAA